Genomic DNA from Oncorhynchus mykiss isolate Arlee chromosome 2, USDA_OmykA_1.1, whole genome shotgun sequence:
CCTGCTGGTGGGGCGTCTTTTAGCCCCAGAGCCCCCCCAGACACCATCAGGTCTCCAATGAACTGGTGCATCTCCAACCAGGAGCATGGGTCATGCTGGGTGGGGAAATTAAGAGGAAGGATAGGTGTCAATTGTAAATAGCAATGAGATTGCTTATACTACAACATGTTTAATTTGTGacttacatatacatatacattatCAATAGTTATCCGTTTAACAAATATTTAAACTGTATTATAAATCTTTTTTTACAATAATACTTTTTTAATCCAAGACTGATTTTTGATTCCTTTCTTATTATGGATACAAATAGGCTACACAATCATATTCTCACTTCTTCAAAATATGCATTTTATTGACAGGCCTATATACTTACGCTCACAGCGAACTTGTCTTTGTCCATGTAGAATAATGTGTACAGTTATACAAAGTTTTTTGCCGTCTGTTCGTTTCATCAGCCTACATTGCTCGAAGAAAGAGAAAGGAATTTGCGCTTCGTAACCCAACGGTCTTCCGATCGACACTGAAAGGGATATATATTGCAAGCTGTTGTGTGTTCTTTACGCCCGCCACATTTCCCTACTTGTGTTATCTTCGCCGGATTTGACAAATTATTTCCGGGCTTTCTTACCATGTGACAATATTTGTAGTCTTTTCTTCAACCGAGCTCTGTACTGTGCGCATTAGCACTATCCAACTGTCTCGAGGAGGTAGGCCTATATAATTACAGACCTACCTAGCCGAGTTCATCATTTATTAACATTTCAAAATTCAACACTGGAATTACAACGCGTTGGTTAAATGTTAAGTTATGTTatattaatatctatatcagtgtGTTTACAATGAGATACAAACACTTACCATAGTGCCTTCCCGCGTTCCTCTCCAGCACTCAAGTGTTGTTCTGTATAGGTCAATGAAAGAAGCCTTTCCAAGAAAATCCCTCCATACCATTCCGACACGTTGATCTTTATTTGTATCCTTTAAGATCCCAATTTCTGAACAGAATGTTTTAAAACTCTACAAAACACTGTAACCATTCAGTTGAAGTTGGGGTAAGACATTCAACGTGATAGAAAAAGATATACAAGTAAATTTAACATTACAATTGGACAGCACATATTTCTTGCATATTTTACCCATTATGGAACTCAAATCAAACAAAAACCGAGCTGTTGAGAAACATTTCTCAGAAAGTTGACAGTACATTAAATCCTGGCTCCCAAACATTCTCCATCAGTACCTGAATAAGAAACCTTGGCGACTGAAGTCCCATACAGCAGCTTATATTGAATAGAAACTACAAAATTACAATGACATTCAATTGAAGACTAACTAGACAACCtataacaaaaaaataacaaataagtTATGTTGGTATAGTCAAATAGATATGGAGTGTTTGGAAATGTGTGCGGTAACACTGGAAGAAGAGCATGATCCTATTGCCAGCATACGCAACTACTGTAATATAGAAAACAATAGCCACTATTTACCCTAATCTCAATCGCTTGCCACACAGTAAGCAGCTAACAACCAGGATTGTTGGCTAGCTCAGTAAGCACTAGCAGGTACATTAAACATAGCTATTGAAGACTTGCAATGTCTAACAAAAAAAATCACTGGAATACAGGAAGGCAACCAAATCCCGAGGGCAAATTAATGTAGAGGCATGGTTTATCAAAATCACCACTAATTCACAAAATGTGTTGCTATTATGATTTAATAACAGGCCTAGTATGAATTGTTTTACATTAGGCTTGGTTGTTGTCCTCTGTTCCTCGGGCCATTAAAAAGCAGCCTAATTAACATTGTTGTCAGCAATCTTATTTTTTACTCTGTAAAGTACTGCCCTTATAATAAACAGTCGTGTAGGGCTCTAGGCTTTTCCCTTGTCCTTAGTGACCTTCGTCTTTTAcatggtggtgaggagggaggagatgggatgggagaggaggggagctgTGTCTCTGGGTTATGGGCTGTGGGTTCATCAACAGGTGTGTCAGACTCCTCCGTTCCATCCATCTCCTCTGTTCcatccttctctttcctctcctccgttccatccttctcctccaatccagccttctctttcctctcctccgttccatccttctcctccaatccagccttctctttcctctcctccgttccatccttctctttcctctcctccgttccatccttctctttcctctcctccaatccagccttctctttcctctcctccaatccagccttctctttcctctcctccgttccatcctcctctttcctctcctccgttccatcctcctctttcctctcctccgaTCCATCCTGCTCCGATCCATCCTTctgctctttcctctcctccgaTCCACCCTTAtctgctttcctctcctctgttgctCCATCCTTCTCGCCACCATCAAGCGCTTCCTCTACACGGTCTCCTTCCatgttcctctcctctgctttcacCGCCACATCACAACTGGCTGGGTTCCCTCCATTCAACCTTAAGTCAAGCACACAGCCTGGGGTGCCCCCATCCCATCTCAAGTCCAGCCCCACGTCTGGCTCCATCTTCCTCTTCAATGCTGTCAGCGGGCTGGACCAACAGAAGTCTGTGCTCTGTGTTCCACTGTCAGGCTCTAGAGACAGTGGTTCCTGCTTTATATGGACTAAGCCCCGAAGCATTTTGGAGTGCAAAGAGCTGACTGACTCGATTTTCAGCTGATTCACTGGATCCACTTTGGCAGTGTTCTTCTGTTTGACGGTCAGGAGCTGTAGTGTTGACGGGACTCCCGGCTTTGATGCCTTCTTAATTTGAGACTGAGCTGTTCCATCATCTCTGCTGTCATTTTGCCTGTCttcatctcctctcccttctccattTTCCCCCTTCTGAGCCATAGCCTCCATTTTAGAATCCTCCCCTGGCTCCTTCTTACTCTGAAAGACTATCCCCTTTTTATCACCTGTTAAACTTGTGAATACTTCTTCCTCAGTCTCCTCTGCAAACCCAGGGTCTCTCGGTTCAGTCTTGACTACAAGGTTAGCAGAAGGAGTGGAGCAAGTCGACTTGTTAGACAGATCAAGAGGTAGTAAATTAGCAGGCTCCTGTTCGTAGTCAGCTGTCTTTAATGCCAGATCCAGCGGGGCATCAGAGGAGTAGCGCCGGTTTGCCTCTGCTATGAGGCTCAGGCCCGGCTCAGAGGTGAAGCTGGACTGGCACAGCACCGGAGGAGGGGCTCCTGGATTTGGTGCTGGGTTGAGGACCTTCCACTGGGACTGGGTGCCTGAGAGGGCTGGAAGCTGGGCGGTGGAGGATGGGCCAGAGAGGCCAGAGGCCAGAGGGGTGTTGGCAGGGACAAACATGACCAAGGACACCCCAGGAGGCGGCTGTTTGTCCAGGCTGAGCTTCCACAGCCCCTTGGTGGGTTGGTCAGGGCTCACCACACGGACAGTAGTGGTGTTATGGACTCCCATAGTGACTCTGGCAGGGGCAGAGCCTGGCATTCTCATCAGAGTAGGAAGTGGTGCTGACACTTGACTCTCTGGTTTCTTCACAGGAGCAGGGAGATGCCTTGGAGCGAGCTGGGGTAGGGGTTTGGAAGGAGCAGCAGGGGGGTCCTTCCGTAGTTTCTTTGGAGCCATCTGCACAAAGAGAGAGTTACAACAGTGAACAGAGAGCTACTTGTACCCTTCTCTATCCAATCCAACTTAAActaactaaactaaactaatatGAAAATACTTTTATTCCAAAGAGCCATATACAGTGACAAACATATATCAGTGTACTGCAACAGTCCTTAGGGGGGTAACCCATACTCACCACAGGAGGGGGTTTGCGTCCACAGTCCTTGAGGTGGCTCTCGTAACCCTGCTGGTGAGGGAAGCCCAGGCCACAGTTCTTACACAGACAGGGCCTCGACCCTGCGTGGCCCCCCATGTGTGACATCAGCATCAAGGCCGAGCGGAAGCCCTTGCCGCACTCGGAGCAGGTCATCACCCTCTGGTGGGCCCCGGCGTGATTCTTCAGCTCGTCAGCCGTGGAGAAGGCCTGGCCACACTCCATACAGCGGATCTCATCCCCCTTGGTCCCCTGCTGGCCCCAGCAGCCCGTCTCCCTCTTGTGCCTCTGGAAGTCGTTGTGGCTCTGAAAGACGCCCAGGCATGCCACACAGTGGAGCCGCTCCGGCTCACACTCGTGCTTACGGTAGAGCCTGGCCAGGCGGAAATGTGCACGGCACTGGATGCAGGTGTAAGGCAGCAGGCCCAGGTGGGAGAAGCTGTGCTTGAGGAGGGCATTCTTGCGGCTGAAGTTCATGGGGCAGTCGGTGCAGCGATAGCTGCGGACACAGCCCCGCTCCTTGTGGCGGCGGAGAGAGCGGCGCAGGCGGAAGCGGCGGCAGCACTGCAGACACACGTGGTCCGCCAGCTCGCGCTTGTGCTCCTCCAGGTGCTCCTCACACTTGGTCAGGCAGGTGAAGATGCGCTTGCATGCGTCACACTCATAGAACTCCTTCTCAAAGTGGGACTTGGATAGGTGGTCCTTCAAACCCTGCTCAGAATCGAAGCCCTTCAGGCAAACACGGCAGCGGAGCTGTACGGGTGGGACTGAGGTCTGGGGCAGGGCGTGCGTCCGCAGGTGGGAGCGGTAGTTGGCCAGCTGACAGAAGCGCTTACCACACTCGGCACAGCAGTAGGGGCGTGCCCCTGTGTGCAGGTTCATGTGTTCCTGGAGCTGGAAGCTGGAGGAAAGGACGAGGTCACAGACGCTACAGCGGTGTTCGCCTGAACCTCCAGGCTCTGCTTCTGAAAGGCAAAGGGGGAAGGGTGTTAAAGGTACAGCAGTCAAAACGTTTTCAGGAAATtgatgatatttggatgaaaccagatcAAACTGGGATACCTAAAGTATGAAGAATGACTGTTGCTTCTTCATTGATAAGTTTGATtataaagttactggtcccctccccAATGTCAAACACCAGGATTCAAGAGGTGGGAATATTAAGGGCATATTGTGACAtcacaaaatctcaaatttgaataGACCAATGGTATTGTCATATTCTCTTACCTCGTTTCGGAGAGGCGTGGTTTACATAGCTAGGTAACTAGTCTACTACTGGTGCCAAAATGTGACTATACTGTATTTGCTGACACAGTGCAATTAGAGGTTTCCCCTATTCATCTAAGGCTAAGATACTTAGAAGTTTCTGCTTTCATCTGTGTCGTGTGTTAGCTAGTAGCTGGCTAGCCAGGTCTTCAGACAGCATGAAACAAAAGCGGGGGAAGGGTTGCCAAGAACTCAGACGCAGTTGTCATGTCATTACATCAAGAGACATGCTAAATAGAAGATTCATACAAACTTCTTGACATTGAtagcagaggtgtggactcgagtcacatgctGTACAGCTAGCTATAGGATCGGATGCAGCGCAAACATGCAGCTCCAAAAATGTTTGGTGATTAATAATATTTACTGTTTACTTTGCAAGCTCACCAGCAATGGGGCTTCAAACAACTAGCATACGTCTACTGCTCTCTTGGTATGTCAACATTGCTTGAAATTAATCATTTACTTGCATTTGGAATTTGTTGTTAAAATGAATAATTACATAATCAACATAAAGAACAGGGCTGTCTGGTATCCTCAATAAATAGACAAAGACTTGTAGTTGAACAAGTCATtgcatgaaaatatatttttttttacttgacgTGCGACTCGACTAGCTCTTAGAACGCACGACTTGGACTTGACCCAACCCGTTCTACATGGGACTCAACATGAGAACCGGACCTTGTGACTTGACCCAACCAATTCTACATGGGACTCAACATGAGAACCGGACCTTGTGACTTGACCCAACCAATTCTACATGGGACTCAACATGAGAATTGGACCTTGTGACTTGAGACTTGCAACACGAATAATAATGACTTGCTTCCACCTCGGACTGACAGTCATGACATATGAACATTGTCTGGTAGTCAATGTACAAAACATgaacattgagttgcaccccttttgccctcagaacagcctccactcgtcagggcctggactctacaaggtgtcgaaacgGTTCCAATGGGATGTAGACCCATGTtgaatccaatgcttcccacagttgtgtcaagttggttggtttccctttggtggtggaccattcttgatagacaGGGGATACTGTTGAGCTTAAcaaactcagcagcgttgcagttattgacataaaccggtgcgcctgggaCCTACCTCGTtgtaaaggcacttaaatcttttgtcgtCTCGCCTATTCAACctcaatggcacacacacaaaatccatgtctcaattggcCAGTGGAGTAAAAAAAACGCATAATTAGCAGTTCCATTTAGTCAGCAGTTTGGccaggccaaatatatacacattCCTTTTTTCTTGAAACATTAATATCTCATCGCCTTGAAACCTGGGCTTCCTATTTTACTCGTAACATTACTAACTTTTACTTGCATTGAAAAATATTTGTCAGAACTTTGTCAGAATTTCCTTGACTGCCTGGTAGGGAAGAGTGGGGGAAATGTTGAGAGTTGCACACTCACTATTAGTATGGGGAGACCATGGAAAATTGTAAAaaccttagagagagagagagagagatatatatatatatatattgtagacATGTTTGCACAGTGGGGAACCTATTGGACCTGCAGTGTATTACAGGCTTTTGATGCTGAAAAGGACCTGCAGGaaggtacccttcctgcaggctcatcctgacacgaCCCTCCAGGATGACAAGgccaccagccatactactcgttctgtacgtgatttcctgtaagacaggaatgtcagtgttctgccatggccagcgaagagcccggatctcaatcccattgagcacgtctgggacctgttggatcggagggtgagggctagggccattccccgccacgctgatcctcaacccaggagcccctcaggggtgcttgcTCAGTCTCCtgctgttctccctgttcactcatgactgcacagccaggcacgactccaacaccatcattaagtttgccaatgacacaacagtggtaggcctgacatATAGGCTGTCTCGCCAACAACAATGAAACAActtatagggaggtggtcagagacctggctggggggtgccaggacaacagcctatccctcaatgtgatcatgacaaaagagatgattgtagactacaggaaaaagaggaccgagcacacccccattctcatcaacggggctgcagtggagcaggttgagagcgtcaagctccttggtgtccacatcactaacaagcGAACATGGTCCAagaacaccaagacagttgtgaagagggcacgacaaaacctcttccccctgaggagactgaaaagatttggcatgggtcctcagatcctcaaaaggttctacagctgcaccatcgagagaatcctgactggttgcatcactgcctggtatggcaactgctcggcctccggcagcaaggcactacagagggtagtgccgaacggcccagtacatcactggggccaagcttcctgctatccaggacttctataccaggcggtgtcagaggaaaaccctaaaaattgtaaaagactccagccaccctagtcatagactattttatctgctaccgcacggcaagcggtaccagagcaccaagtctaggttcaagaggcttctaaacagcttctacccccaagccataaggacTTCtaaacatctagtcaaatggctacccagacttttgcattgtccccccccctcctctcttttacaccgctgctactctgttgTTATTATcattgcatagtcactttaataactctacctgcatgtacagtcgtggccaaaagttgagaatgacacaaatattaattttcacaaagtctgctgctgcctgtttgtatgatggcaattttcatatactccagaatgttatgaagagtgatcagatgaattgcaattcattgccaagtccctctttgccatgcaaactgaatccccaaaaaacatttccactgcatttcagccctgccacaaaaggaccagctgacatcatgtcagtgattctctcattaacacaggtgtgagtgttgacgaggacaaggctggagatcactctgtcatgctgattgagttcgaatagcagactggaagcttcaaaatgagggtgatgcttggaatcattgttcttcctctgtctatcatggttacctgcaaggaaacacgtgccatcatcattgctttgcacaaaaagggcttcacaggcaaggatattgctgccagtaagattgcacctaaatcaaccatttatcggatcatcaagaacttcaaggagagcggttcaattgttgtgaagaaggcttcagggcgcccaagaaaatCCAGCAAGTGTCAGggccgtctcctaaagttgattcagctgcgggatcagggcaaCACCAGTAAAGagattgctcaggaatggcagcaggcaggtgagagtgcatctgcacgcacagtgaggccaagacttttggaggatggcctggtgtcaagaagggcagcaaagaagccaattctctccaggaaaaacatcagggacagactgatattctgcaaaaggtacagggatttaactgctgaggactggggtaaagtaattttctctgatgaatcccctttccgattgtttggggcattcaaaaaaaagcttgtccggagaagacaaggtgagcgctaccatcagtcctgtgtcatgc
This window encodes:
- the LOC118938460 gene encoding uncharacterized protein LOC118938460 isoform X2 gives rise to the protein MSDFTIDIQLTELGFPDILQPRETTCVKETPSPSASNNISPLSLANLQTPSSSPPPAALTPTAVVPELVDVDQLVSVDSQTASTVQQVASQTGTHITVTPNPCGPPETLTILCPPPPSTHKPVAVPHTSRPVSPILLPKSLVSGQSNSLHQNPKITKTVLISVSRIGVGTVLTSVPATSTPPVEHLRTITNDSELPLADQTAIFQTTPKPVNTGTPGRAVAEEEEPGEKIGGGKGVFDDGKVQEPKEKEAEVAKSLEEDSEETDDSEVSENEDDDEEEEEDEELDPEAEPGGSGEHRCSVCDLVLSSSFQLQEHMNLHTGARPYCCAECGKRFCQLANYRSHLRTHALPQTSVPPVQLRCRVCLKGFDSEQGLKDHLSKSHFEKEFYECDACKRIFTCLTKCEEHLEEHKRELADHVCLQCCRRFRLRRSLRRHKERGCVRSYRCTDCPMNFSRKNALLKHSFSHLGLLPYTCIQCRAHFRLARLYRKHECEPERLHCVACLGVFQSHNDFQRHKRETGCWGQQGTKGDEIRCMECGQAFSTADELKNHAGAHQRVMTCSECGKGFRSALMLMSHMGGHAGSRPCLCKNCGLGFPHQQGYESHLKDCGRKPPPVMAPKKLRKDPPAAPSKPLPQLAPRHLPAPVKKPESQVSAPLPTLMRMPGSAPARVTMGVHNTTTVRVVSPDQPTKGLWKLSLDKQPPPGVSLVMFVPANTPLASGLSGPSSTAQLPALSGTQSQWKVLNPAPNPGAPPPVLCQSSFTSEPGLSLIAEANRRYSSDAPLDLALKTADYEQEPANLLPLDLSNKSTCSTPSANLVVKTEPRDPGFAEETEEEVFTSLTGDKKGIVFQSKKEPGEDSKMEAMAQKGENGEGRGDEDRQNDSRDDGTAQSQIKKASKPGVPSTLQLLTVKQKNTAKVDPVNQLKIESVSSLHSKMLRGLVHIKQEPLSLEPDSGTQSTDFCWSSPLTALKRKMEPDVGLDLRWDGGTPGCVLDLRLNGGNPASCDVAVKAEERNMEGDRVEEALDGGEKDGATEERKADKGGSEERKEQKDGSEQDGSEERKEEDGTEERKEEDGTEERKEKAGLEERKEKAGLEERKEKDGTEERKEKDGTEERKEKAGLEEKDGTEERKEKAGLEEKDGTEERKEKDGTEEMDGTEESDTPVDEPTAHNPETQLPSSPIPSPPSSPPCKRRRSLRTREKPRALHDCLL
- the LOC118938460 gene encoding uncharacterized protein LOC118938460 isoform X1, whose amino-acid sequence is MFLSHCCVEDGSRSVAVCTMSDFTIDIQLTELGFPDILQPRETTCVKETPSPSASNNISPLSLANLQTPSSSPPPAALTPTAVVPELVDVDQLVSVDSQTASTVQQVASQTGTHITVTPNPCGPPETLTILCPPPPSTHKPVAVPHTSRPVSPILLPKSLVSGQSNSLHQNPKITKTVLISVSRIGVGTVLTSVPATSTPPVEHLRTITNDSELPLADQTAIFQTTPKPVNTGTPGRAVAEEEEPGEKIGGGKGVFDDGKVQEPKEKEAEVAKSLEEDSEETDDSEVSENEDDDEEEEEDEELDPEAEPGGSGEHRCSVCDLVLSSSFQLQEHMNLHTGARPYCCAECGKRFCQLANYRSHLRTHALPQTSVPPVQLRCRVCLKGFDSEQGLKDHLSKSHFEKEFYECDACKRIFTCLTKCEEHLEEHKRELADHVCLQCCRRFRLRRSLRRHKERGCVRSYRCTDCPMNFSRKNALLKHSFSHLGLLPYTCIQCRAHFRLARLYRKHECEPERLHCVACLGVFQSHNDFQRHKRETGCWGQQGTKGDEIRCMECGQAFSTADELKNHAGAHQRVMTCSECGKGFRSALMLMSHMGGHAGSRPCLCKNCGLGFPHQQGYESHLKDCGRKPPPVMAPKKLRKDPPAAPSKPLPQLAPRHLPAPVKKPESQVSAPLPTLMRMPGSAPARVTMGVHNTTTVRVVSPDQPTKGLWKLSLDKQPPPGVSLVMFVPANTPLASGLSGPSSTAQLPALSGTQSQWKVLNPAPNPGAPPPVLCQSSFTSEPGLSLIAEANRRYSSDAPLDLALKTADYEQEPANLLPLDLSNKSTCSTPSANLVVKTEPRDPGFAEETEEEVFTSLTGDKKGIVFQSKKEPGEDSKMEAMAQKGENGEGRGDEDRQNDSRDDGTAQSQIKKASKPGVPSTLQLLTVKQKNTAKVDPVNQLKIESVSSLHSKMLRGLVHIKQEPLSLEPDSGTQSTDFCWSSPLTALKRKMEPDVGLDLRWDGGTPGCVLDLRLNGGNPASCDVAVKAEERNMEGDRVEEALDGGEKDGATEERKADKGGSEERKEQKDGSEQDGSEERKEEDGTEERKEEDGTEERKEKAGLEERKEKAGLEERKEKDGTEERKEKDGTEERKEKAGLEEKDGTEERKEKAGLEEKDGTEERKEKDGTEEMDGTEESDTPVDEPTAHNPETQLPSSPIPSPPSSPPCKRRRSLRTREKPRALHDCLL